A stretch of DNA from Telopea speciosissima isolate NSW1024214 ecotype Mountain lineage chromosome 5, Tspe_v1, whole genome shotgun sequence:
TCGGCAGTGCCCTGGCTTCAAGTTTAGGAAGTCAATATTCATTGGTACGACATGCTTGAATTTCAATCAGGTTAGGGAGTTCATGGAGCAGCACTCGGCCAACTACAATGGTGACACTTATCACTTGATTGTTAAGAATTGCAACCATTTTTGCAAAGATATCTGTTACAAGCTGACAGGGAATAAAATCCCCAAATGGATAAATCGACTTGCAAGAATAGGTATGTTTTAATGTATCATTGTATTTCCACAACACTCACCATTAGCTGATTGTAATTGCATTGTTCGACCTTGAAATAGATTTGTGATTCTTGAATAACTTTGGTTTGCACTGTGGTGTCAGTTTACACTGATGGCCACCAAACCTGTATTGCATTTCTATTGGTACTTTTGGGAACTGTCTTACTTTTGACATGCAATATTCTTAGTCAATATGCAAGTCTTTCATATCTTTCCATGGGAACATTTGAAGTGCATGTaccaacaacaactcagccttatcccaactaaaatgTGTTGGGGGAACCATCAAAGGAAAAAACTCAACCACTCCATTTCTCTTCCATGTTCTCTCCAATCAAGCTGAAATTGGTGTCCAAAATTGTTCGTTCAAATTTGAAGATCCATGTGTATTTAAGGACTGTCAGCTACCCAGTTTGTGGTGGGatcaaaacaattttttttttattgctttacTTTTAAATTGAGGCTCCATTTAGATCAATTTTTGCTGTTTGACCAGTGGCCCCCTTTGTTCGTTAATTGAACTTTCTTGCTGTTGGCTCGTTTTACCCAGTCTTACattactagtttttttttttttttttttttttttttttttgtaatgttcCCTGTATCAAAGACCCCTTCAGGGTAACACAGCTAGGCAGTAGGATACACCAATTGTGCTTTGTCAGGATGTCATTTTGTCTGTTCTTAGTAAATGCAAGTAACCTGGTGGTTCCTTGTATCAGCACAGACAGGAAAAATTCTGGCATCTAGAAGCTCTCATAAACAAATGTGATCTTGAATGGTTCTTTCCTGctgatccttgctctccaaaaaaattatataaattaaACAGATTGttgtagatatatatatatatatatatatatatatatatatatatatatatatatatatatatatatttatactgTTTTTGCAGCAGTGGGTTGTTGCAGGGGTGTTCCCTATGCCCTCACTGTCGTGGAAAATGAttgcatccccccccccccccgcggcTGGGGGACCTAGCGTGTTCATCCGTCCAACTTGACGAGTGAGAAAAGTATCTAGGGACATTTCCTGTAATAATTCCTACCCACCCCTCATATTGTCTTAAATGCCTCTAGATGCTTTTACCCTTATTGTGATATTGTCGACTGTTTGTAATAACTAATTCTCATTGCCCTATGATTGCCACCCAATAAACTCAGACTGCATTGATGTTTATTGATGTGTTTCTCCAGGGTCACTCTGCAACTGCATACTCCCTGAGGCCCTTAAGGTATCTGCTGTACCTCATGACCCTACTTATGAAGGATATGACAGTGAGAAGAGAAGACTGAGAAGTCCCTTTTGTTGCTTGTCTTCAATCTCAATGCGGCAGAAGCAGTTATCCATATCTTCATTGTTTATACCATCACCCTTTAGAGGGTGTCTGCCGTCATGGGAATTGAGAAGGTCCAACAACTCATTGAAAGAAAGGTGAGGAAGCATGTTCTCTCGTATTCTGCAGCCGAAGAGGATGTTGACCATCTTTCCTGTAAGAATTGTGGGAGAGTTTCCAGGGTCTTCTGTCATTCAATGTGGTGCTCAAGATCCTTGAGGTTTAAGAAACATTTGAAAAGGATGTTGTTTTGTATTTCAATACTTAAATTGGTCTTCTCTTTGTTACTACTGCCTTACCCTAAATTTGTTTAGTGATTTGCCTTGTCTTACCATTGCAGCACTATGTTCTGCGTTAGGATTCCGGAGGAGAGCTAGTTAGTGGTATTTCTTCATTAGTGAGCAGAGTTGTCTTGTTTCTTTAGTTCCAGGGGCTCTGTTTCTTTTATGCCATGTTtggagccaagaaaagaaaaggaaaaaaaaatgaatttgaggAGGGAGattgacacgtaaatcaagcaTTGTtccatcatgatttttgtctcattatgtttttttttttaattttttattttcttttcttgacttccaaacatagccttaaaaTAAAATGGGTGGAAGTAAAACcgcaaaaatttgaaaaaaaaatggataaattTGTTAGTGAAAGAGTTTTCTGTCTAGGAGCATGGCCTCTACACATGGGCCAATGTGAGCACATGAGGAAGCATCAATAGAGATGGGATTTTTGTCTTACATGGGGGTCTAGGGTAGTCATTTCGTCTCATCATGTGTTTAGGTGCAGAAGCTACGTTCTCGGatatagtcttttttttttaattttttatgggaaCATTTTTAATAGTTTAAGCTAATTCGAAATCATAAAATACTGCTACATGGCAGTTTGGAAGGGGCTGAAAAGTTTGTGGATAGTTAGAAGCTAAAGTCTTGCTCACATATCGAGCTTTAGTCTAGAGTTTGCCAAGTGAAAAATTAAACATTATCTTGGACTACAAAGAGGATGTATGCTAATACAAAGGGAAGGAAACAATTGGAGAAATATTTTAAAACTTTTGGGATTACCAAAAGGTGCATGGATCATCTGTAGCTCATGGATATATTTGGGAGGTAAAGATTTGAATTTGAGgttaaaatttgacacatggttaAGACTCTTGCATATGCCCCCTCACATCCCACCGGTGGATTCTagattctctctcttcattaaaTGCTCTACATTAAATGATTAATCACTCATCCTTTCATGGATGGGAAATTACACTCTAACGATGTGATCTCTCActtttttcttaattctagATTCCCTCTCTTCATTAAATGCTCCACATTAGATGATTAATCACTCATCTTTTCATTGATGGGAAATTACACTCAAACGATATGATCTCTCAGTTTTATCTTAATAATCATCATTCCACATGAACAACAAATTAGTTCCATCATTTTCCTGGAGAAGGGATTCTTTCAGTAAAAAAGATGACATTAACTATGATGCGACCCCAAGTCCAGAGATTGTCAAATAAAGTAGGAAAGTAAAGGATATTTTATGGGGCTAACAATTTTCCTCCCCTAATCATAATTTATGAGAGGATAATGATTGGATATGTGATTTTCATTCACCAGAGTGAACGAATGAAGGAAtaatttcttctattttacaacaaaacaaagaaagcCTTAATTTGTCTTTTATTGTATAAATACATGTGTTGGATACCTTTATACTTTTTTGTACCCTTGGACTTGGAGTTTAGTCTGTGACCTTATCCATGCCCATTAACTCTTCGAATGGTTAGAGTCTCCACTTGTTAACTTGTGGTCAATGTTGCAGTTTCACCAACTATGTATAATGGGCaagagttctttgtgggggagtaTGGCTCCTGTGCGTGCATGAGAACAATGAGAATGCACGTGGTTGCATCAATAGGGTAGTGATtattgcctttcatgggggtggagTAGTCATTTCGCTTCCTTCTATGTCTGGGCGTAGGGTGcacagtccccccccccccccccacgtaGAAAACCTTCACCCAATTGGTAGAGACCAATTAGACTTGATCGGAATTGACCATTTGACACCCCCTAATTGAAATGGAAGTTTCTCCAAAACTTTGTAAAGATATTATATGTAAATTTCCTAACTATAAGTTGAGACCATGTTGTTGGGCAACAAAAAGGTCCTGTCTCCATAATCCATACGTAGCCATCTTACATTGCTAGccaaagttttttcttttctttttttaatactaTATATTGTTGGCAAAAATTATGGTGATTTTTATGTGCTCTACTAAGGTTAACTCCGACATTTCCTTCCAGAAATGGAGAAGctcaaaaaataaagggaaagtcTTTCTCCATCCATGGAGGAGGTTTCACTCCCCTTTCTAGGGTCTTAATCACTCCCCTTATATATAGTACGGGATGAAAAATGCACTAGGGTTCAATTCCAACAGGGATAAAATTTTGTTGCAGAATGGGTTGAAATAATTCTCCTACTACTggggttttttcctttttagtgcgATGTAATTGTTTGGGGCTCTCCCCCTTATATTTTGCAAGCCCATGCCTTCTCTTTTGTTGGTTGAACCTTGTATTTGGTTTGCGTTTGTATACAATTTTTTGTTGTTGCCCGTATTTGTCACTACCCCAACCACTAGGTGTAAAGTTTGATTTATTGCAATACATGAATGCTCAAAAGCAATAACTAAAGTTGTACACGTGGTCGTCGTTTCCATTAGTTTGCTTTAAGCATTCATGTGTTACAATAAATGGAGTTATACACGTAGGTTGGTATTGTTAGTAAAAGATCCGTAATGGTCCAGAAggtgagagaaaataaaataaacaatccCTATAAGAAGGGCATAGGACAACATGGAAATCTTTTCCCTTGTAGAAATATGTATATATTCTAGGAAATTAATCCGAGTAGCAATTTCTGGCTAGCTTGGTCCAAATGTGGACCTAGACCTAGAGTTTTATTCTTTTATCGGCTCTGCTAGGCTTACTTGGGGTTCATCTTTAGTTCAACCGGTGCCAcatttattttagtatttttgtGTATATTGTAAACTATAAAGTATCACATGGGATGTTGACAGGCTGAAATTATGTTATCTGTAGACCTTGAGCCCCCTTGCTtgtatgtcaagtttcaacccgaACTGAGTTGGCCAAGTGTTAAACTAAAGCACTGAAAAATTCAAGACTACAAAGATGGTACATGCAATGCTTGAAGCTTGAGAAATGCATGTCAATACATATGAGATGGTATTTCATTGAATTTGAGTCTAAAATTTAGCATATGGCTAATCTGGGGATGAGTTTCTAGTTTGATGATAGGCGGCTACAGTTGGGTTTAGCATAAATCTAGGGAAGGTCCCAAGTTCGATCCTCCTATCCCCATCCTTTCTTGAAATAGTAGTAGTAATGTCGTTGTTGTAGTAATAAGTGTGGTCTAATGGGCCCCCTTGCTGGCCCCTTGTAGATCCCTGTCTGGCACTCTATCCCCGAGTTTGAAGCCTagcaccaaacaaaaaaaaaatgagtaatCTAATCCATTCCTTAGATATTAAACAATTGAAATAGCTTGTCATCCttcctaagggtgtcaaatagAATGGCTTTGGGTAATTCTGATAGTTCCTTACCAATTCCGGCCCCAAGGGAGCCAATCCCTGAACCGTCTTGTTTACTAAGCGATCCCAAAACTAGGATTTGATCTCGTTTAATGATGGGATGGTCCCTTAATGCTTCTGGACACTCAAATAAGTCCAAAATAATAATTACCCTAACGGAGAGGGACTAGTTTGCTAGAGGTATACCGTAAGCTAGCATcctatgtatctatctctctcttcccccttttgaaatgactctcttacccctcaaagaaaggaagagagagagagagagagagagagagagagagagagagagggtgttaGCTTATGGTATATTGCTAGCATACCCAGCCATTTTCCCTTACCCTAAATAGGCATCtaagagaagaaaatatattaaattaataCCATCACATCATAAATTCCTATTTTAAATTCAAACTTAATGTATACTAACAATATCTAAAGAGAAAAAAGCGACATGACTCTCCAAACGATATGAAACTAACCCTAACTCCTGAATTGTGAACTTTTTATGTAAtaacaagggaaaaagttctctgttgtggcctatgccagcactcccatgagtctatctctttcctccccatgtgaaaagacacctctgcccccttgttttaaggaggagagagatagacacatgggagtgctggcgtaggccacactcctgtatagaaaactacttccctaataacaattagggaaaaagaatgttgcttggtCATGTGGTTCTTGCACCGAGACATAGGAGTGTGTGAAATTACAACCCAACCgctcttgaaataaaaaatctcatccgtGTTGATACACCAGTGCGCACGCTAATTGGCTCCCACGTTGGTATAGGGGCTACATGACCAAGCAACAATCTTTTGCCCTAACAATAATATAATCTTTagtttttctttataattaCGATATAACCCTTAGATTAGTTATATTGTTTAGTATTAACTAATTCTATTTCACTTATGTTCCAAGGGAgaaatttaccccaaaaaaaaaaaaaatgctccaAGGGAGAATAACAGTTGTGCTCACTCCCTGGCAAGGAGGGCATTGTCGGTGACGTGCACGATGGTGTGGCCCATTTCTGATCCATGGTTTATGGATCTTTGTAATCCTCAACCCTGAGCTTTCATATTTTCATAATAAAGCTCTTTTcaccacccccaaaaaaaaaaaaaaatcgattccaACCGGCTCCTTATTATCTAGACCCGTAATTAAGAAATACATCCCAAAACTGATGTAGGCCAAGCCCACACATGTATGGTAAATCAGATTTATGAGCACTTGGACTACTCAAAACCTCTAAGGAGGTTAGCCCTTATCAGGGCCGGCCACTTGGTGCTCGGTTCCCTCTTGGCCTTGGTTTAAGTGGATCAAATGCGCTTGGGCCTGGATTCGAGCTAACCTTCTTAAGGCTTGTGTTAaaaaaacaacgcccagaatggcaatttgtagaagaaaacaagaaacagagaaagcacacaacacacaacaccaaagatttacatggttcacccccaagatgggaagctacgtccacggccGAGCAATAGAAGagatttcactatcttttgAAATTGTTACAAAACCTCTTATACTGCCGtctcagagataagaacattatatagagaagccctaactggagaaaatacaaaaatacccctggaCTCAGAAATTGCCAAATCGGACAGGGTCGaatcaaaacataacatatatcccaaaatatatCGTTTCGGAGATCTCGACGAACCCAACACAACACACCGCCATTGGTTGGGATGTACGCCATTTTTCGGCAATCCGAGATCATTTCAAGGTTGAAATGGCCCTCCGAAGATCCCAATGGCACATCTAGATCGAAAATCAGGTTTCACCAATAACAACCTGCACTTAGGCTTGGGTTTCATCATTTTGAGCTGCATCAGACTGCCCCCctgaaaggtagaaatcccacCACCATGAGGCCAACacgcatgctctcattggcccgtGCGTGAACATGGACCAcgcctcccctcccccctcccccctcccccctccccaaacccaTATATGAAAGTCCAAACAAAACCCATACATGTGTATGTAAACACCTATATTTAAAGATATGGTCAACATTAATCGTAGTCTACCAATTTGAACAACTATAACTGAGCAAGTATTTGGTAACTAGTAACTAAATTTCCATAATGGTATAACATGTCACATTgaaatgagaaaagaagaaccCCTCATCCATCAATATTTAACGTACCATTTGGTACTTCTATACTAGTACATACTAATTACCTTCTTCTACCCTGACATGCCTTGTGCTTGACAGTCAATggacacatttttttttcttcttttttaaagttttagggTACTACCCTAGTGCCCTAGTGCCCTAGTGCCCTATTGTCGAGACTGGTCCACGAGCAATTAGGGCTTCGCATGCATGAACAAGTCAGCACAGCCCCGgggaaggtctctgccagcaAATGCTTTCTGTTTACTGTAACTGTGGAGGGTTTTACAGTTTCTTGCTACATGTCCTAATCTCAGTTTAACCCAAGAAGTACTGTTGTTTgtattgggggtatttttgtattttcagaGATTATGGTTTCTTTATATTATAACACGTCAAAACACTATAGGTATGGTGTTATCTTGTAAGGAGGTGTGGGTTACggtttttttgtaattttttcatcAGAATAGTGGAAGCTCTAGTTTATCGCTCGGCCGTGGACATAACTCATCTTGGGTAAACTACGTAAATCTTTATACTCAGTATGTGTGATTCTTTTACGTTTTTTCTTTTGTCAATCGTTTGTTCTACTGCGTTGTTAATTCTTAACATGTATCGATATAGACACCTTCTAAACAAGATGTGCCATAGGTCCTAGCCTCTCTCAAACAATGGAACTTTCAGACAAGAAGATGCTTCAATTGTAGGCCTTAATAAGGCTTGTCATGTCCCTATCATAGTTTACTCGTACTGGGTTTTACTTCCAAGTGAGAACAGCTTAGAAGATGATCTGAATTGTTAAGCATTGACAAACTTATAGGTGCTTCTACTACTTTGAAACCTTCTTCCCTCCAAAGGCTCCTCATTACTTCTACAGAAttggttttattcttttatCTAGTTGTGACTGAAACAGCAATGGAGGTACATCTAATCAAAGCCAAAACCTTATCTTCTCTTAAAGTAAActatgaaaaagatgaagatgggtgaaccagggggggggggggtcatgAAGCTTCCAAAAATATAGATATGGAAACAAAGCTGAGGCATAAGAGGAAAAAACAAAGGCATGCTCCCTGACAAATGACAAAAGGGAAAAGTCTTACTCAGAGTCCTTGCACATCCAGACATCCACACTCTTCAGACATCATTTTATCTTGGAATCCATCAGAACTGTGAGACATACTTTTTGCAAGATAAGACTGCTTCTTAGTACAAAAGGAAGATATGGCCCATTTGTGTCTTTAGTTCTTACCAGTCCAGTCAAAAAGTTAATTTTGCTTCTTATAAGTCCCCCCCTTGGGCTAAGCTCTCTCTATCACATGTCATGATTCTATGGCTTGTTCTTGTTAGGTGTCAAAGAACCTATGTTCTCTATTAGAAGGAGAGCATGTGGTTGTGTGTGTTCAATATGGGCCTAATTAATCATGTTTTGGATTAGAAGAATCCATTAGTTTCATTCATTAACTGGATTTTACGAGAGGCAATCAAAAAAAGGttacaagttctaaatacacttataAAGGTATCATTTAGaccaacacagatcttctacgtcgcgctgccctgtcctgcctgtgctaCGTAGACACAGGGCCATgcgtaatgaccgccttacccctactcaaGTAAGGCGCtcaggcaagggtaaggcggtcaatgagCACCGCCTTGTGTCTGCGTAGCACGACAGGACAGGCAACGCGctgtagaagatctgtgttggtCTAAATAATACCTCTATAAATGTTTTTAAaaattgtaaccttcttttgattgtccctCGTAAAATCCAGTTAATGAGGTAAGGAGGTCATGCGCACCGCCTTGTGTCTGCGCAACATGGCAGGACGGACAGCCCGcgtcgtagaagatctggatcccatTCAGACAGAAGTGGTTCTCTGTCAGGGAGCGCAGCCTATGTTAGCGCTtcttgtgtttatctctctttttcccaaaacaaagggcagagatgtctttccCTAGACGACTGAAAGACATAAGACACATGAGGTAGGCCATGTTCCCGAACAAAGTCCTGTTTTTCTTAATATTTTTCCTTTAGAGAAAGGTTCTTGAGAGGTAcactttttttctccctctctctctctctctctctctctctctctagatgaaccctctctcttctttttttttggggggggggggggccgggATTTAGAGGGAAGAAGCATGAGTAGGAGATGAcactaaaattaaaattaatcaGTAGTAACAATTACATAATACCAAACACATATATGTAGAGAACTAACTAGATGATGCTTTACACTAATTAAAAAGTCAGATATATATTTACATGATTAattagaggggaaaaaaataaaaatataatcacAAATCATACAAATTCACCCACTCCATCCCATGAACATAACTAGTTTCAGGTGCATAAAACAGATTTTCAAATCCATCCACTCCAAATCCACCAAGAAACTGTGGATCAGCATCCATGGAGAAACAA
This window harbors:
- the LOC122662361 gene encoding deSI-like protein At4g17486, with product MKSGSKKGWKSIMPLRLKGKAATRFCMFPKVKSASFGPGNTPVYLNVYDLTPMNGYVYWAGLGIFHSGVEVHGVEYAFGAHDYPTSGVFEVEPRQCPGFKFRKSIFIGTTCLNFNQVREFMEQHSANYNGDTYHLIVKNCNHFCKDICYKLTGNKIPKWINRLARIGSLCNCILPEALKVSAVPHDPTYEGYDSEKRRLRSPFCCLSSISMRQKQLSISSLFIPSPFRGCLPSWELRRSNNSLKER